The Candidatus Fermentibacter sp. sequence CGACTGTTCGGTCACGACACCCCCGGCCGGCACGATCATGTCGCCCGCGCTTATCAGGGTGTCCACCATGGAATAGCTTGCGAGAGCCTCCGCGATGCTTGCCTGCCTGCGCGCGCCATCCACCAGGACATTGGGGGCGAGGCTGGCCGAGAGCGAATCGGCCTGCTCGTCGGGAATCCCCCCTCCGCGCAGGGTCGACGCGAACGCCCCCTCCACCTCGGACAGCCCGTGGATGTTGACGTTGCCGAGAGGAGCCGGGGTGCCGTCCATCCCGTTCCTGGTGACGATCGCCAGCCCTCCCCCGGACTCCCCGGACAGGCCGTCCAGGTCCATGACACCCTTCTCGTACATGATCCCGAGTTCGCGCAGAGCCCCCTGGATCACCAGGCTGTCCACGGAGAGCTCGTCCAGGCGGTAGGAGAGCCCTTCGCGGACCTCTGGCCAGACATCGTCGGAATAGGACAGATAGAGGGGTACCGTCGCCTCGACCTCCTGCCTGAGCCCCGATATCTCGTCCGCGGGGAGCAGGACCTCGAAGGAGAACGGGGCTTCGATGCCGTCGGGAACTATCTCGCCCTCCCTTATCTCGAAATCGTTGAGGGCGAAGGAGGGCGCGACGATGAAGAGGTAGGCGCCGGCCACGGCTGCGGCGCCGGCCAGCCCGAGGAGCATGGCGGTCCTGCCGCCGGTCAATTCGGCTCCTCCCCCTGGCTCTGCTCGTACCGGGCGAAGGCGGTGATGATCTTCTGCACGAGGGGGTGCCTCACGACGTCCCTCTCGCCGAGTACGACGAACCTGATCCCATCGACCCCGTCGAGGATCGGACGGATGCGGACCAGGCCGGAGGACGACGCGGGCTTGAGGTCGATCTGCGTGATGTCACCCGTGATGACCGCCCTCGATCTGAACCCGAGCCTCGTCAGGAACATCTTCAGCTGGGTGAGGGTGGTGTTCTGGGCCTCGTCGAGGATCACGAAGGCGTTGTTGAGCGTCCTCCCGCGCATGTAGGCGAGAGGGGCGACCTCTATGACGCCGTTGTCCATGCTGCGCCGGAGGCGCGCCGGCGAGAGCGTGTCGTTGAGCGCGTCATAGATTGGTCTGAGATAGGGGTCGATCTTCTGCAGCAGGTCGCCCGGCAGGAAGCCGAGATTCTCGCCTGCCTCGACGGCCGGCCTGGTGATCACGATCCTCTCTACGAGGCCGTCCCGGAGCGAGGCGACCGCGGCGGCAACTGCGAGGAAGGTCTTGCCCGTGCCGGCCGGGCCGATGCTGAATACGATCTCGCTGCCGCGCATGGCGGAGATGTACTCCTCCTGGCCGGGGGTCCGGGGGGAGACGCGGCCCGCCTTGCCCGGGACAGGGAGATCCAGGCCGGGATCGCCGGGGGATGGGAAGTCCAGTGCGGTGTAGAGCGAGATGTCACGGACCGATCCGGTGGTCTCGATGTCTTCCCTGAGACGGTCGAGGACACTGCCGGCCTTCTCCGCGGCTTCCACCGGCCCGGTGAACACCACTACGCCGTCCCTGTAGACCGCGGTGACTCCGAGCCTGCTGCATATCAGCCGCAGAAAGGAATCGCCGGGGCCGAGGACCTCGCCCGCAAGCTCGAGCGGGAGCTCCCTCTGGACCCTGACGCTTTCTACCATGCCGGATGGATCCGTCTCCCGAGAAAAGGGAAGCTCCCCCGGGACCGGAGGAGCTTCCCCGCTCGACAGGTTTCTAACGGGTGGTACCAGGCCTCGAGCCGGTCCTGGGGACGGTGAGAACCTGGCCGGGATAGATCAGGTTGGGATCGCTGATCACACCGCGGTTTGCTTCATAGAGCTGGGGCCACATGCCCCTGTCGCCGTAGACGACGCCGTAGCCGGCGATCTTGCCGAGGTAGTCACCATCGACGACCGTGTAGCTGCTGACCATGGGCACGGGGACGATGAGCGTATGACCGGCGTAGATCAGGTCGGGGTCGCTTATCGTATCGCGGTTGCGCTCGTAGATCTGCGGCCACTTGGTGCCGTCGTTGAAGTAGTAGTGGTACGACGCGATGGTCCAGAGGCACTCGCCCTCGACGATGTTGTGGGTCACGCCGGAGTTGCGGAGCCTCTCGATGTCGGCCCTGAGCTGGTTGATCTGGTTCTGGAGGCTGGCGATCTGGTTGT is a genomic window containing:
- a CDS encoding PhoH family protein, encoding MVESVRVQRELPLELAGEVLGPGDSFLRLICSRLGVTAVYRDGVVVFTGPVEAAEKAGSVLDRLREDIETTGSVRDISLYTALDFPSPGDPGLDLPVPGKAGRVSPRTPGQEEYISAMRGSEIVFSIGPAGTGKTFLAVAAAVASLRDGLVERIVITRPAVEAGENLGFLPGDLLQKIDPYLRPIYDALNDTLSPARLRRSMDNGVIEVAPLAYMRGRTLNNAFVILDEAQNTTLTQLKMFLTRLGFRSRAVITGDITQIDLKPASSSGLVRIRPILDGVDGIRFVVLGERDVVRHPLVQKIITAFARYEQSQGEEPN
- a CDS encoding LysM peptidoglycan-binding domain-containing protein; this translates as MNRNFALILAATLFLASGAVAGTWSAEELSQYTHEEIDAMGNDNLPLQIAYWEWVKAEADDVIAEWEPQVLPLRAQAQDLDNQIASLQNQINQLRADIERLRNSGVTHNIVEGECLWTIASYHYYFNDGTKWPQIYERNRDTISDPDLIYAGHTLIVPVPMVSSYTVVDGDYLGKIAGYGVVYGDRGMWPQLYEANRGVISDPNLIYPGQVLTVPRTGSRPGTTR